The Rhopalosiphum maidis isolate BTI-1 chromosome 1, ASM367621v3, whole genome shotgun sequence genome has a segment encoding these proteins:
- the LOC113548906 gene encoding peroxisomal membrane protein 11B isoform X1 yields the protein METECLEIKSHKKDIDSRKYLIFWLRFVQYGSKTTWHYMEKNDFDDKSIKKFKQLEQSLAAFRKVLRFGRFIDSLHTALRTVNHSDKTIRFCVTFSKIAHSLYLFCDHFLWLSKNNLIQINASRWGQTGNKYWLLSIVLNLVRDAVELNNLFKSILKKKILNTLNRKVAPKDVFTGEAVQFVRSHKDLLIDTVKNSCDVMLPLTNLGFIRLSPGTIGVVGMISSVLSLYTLIDQKAKLPYT from the exons atggagacTGAATGCTTAGAAATCAAATCCCATAAAAAAGATATAGACTCCAGGAAATATCTTATATTCTGGTTGAG GTTTGTACAATATGGTTCAAAAACAACATGGCATTACATGGAAAAAAATGACTTTGATGACAAATcgattaagaaattcaaacaACTTGAACAATCCTTGGCAGCTTTTCGTAAAG tattgAGATTTGGCCGCTTTATCGATTCATTGCATACTGCATTGCGGACTGTTAATCATTCAGATAAAACTATTAGGTTTTGTGTGACATTTTCAAAGATAGCGCATtctttgtatttgttttgtgACCATTTTTTGtggttaagtaaaaataacttaatacaaataaacgcATCAAGATGGGGTCAAACGGGCAATAAGTATTGGTTACTATCTATAGTTTTGAATCTTGTCAGAGATGCAGTGgagttgaataatttatttaagtcaattctgaaaaaaaaaattctaaacacTTTAAATAGAAAAGTAGCTCCTAAAGATGTTTTCACTGGTGAAGCAGTTCAATTTGTTCGTAGTCATAAAGACTTGTTAATCGATACTGTAAAAAATAGCTGTGATGTAATGTTACCATTGACAAATTTAGGATTTATTAGGTTAAGTCCAGGCACAATAGGCGTAGTTGGTATGATATCATCAGTGCTCagtttatacacattaatagACCAGAAAGCTAAGTTACCTTACACGTga
- the LOC113548906 gene encoding peroxisomal membrane protein 11B isoform X2, whose product MNFVIDLNNKTAGRDRIARFVQYGSKTTWHYMEKNDFDDKSIKKFKQLEQSLAAFRKVLRFGRFIDSLHTALRTVNHSDKTIRFCVTFSKIAHSLYLFCDHFLWLSKNNLIQINASRWGQTGNKYWLLSIVLNLVRDAVELNNLFKSILKKKILNTLNRKVAPKDVFTGEAVQFVRSHKDLLIDTVKNSCDVMLPLTNLGFIRLSPGTIGVVGMISSVLSLYTLIDQKAKLPYT is encoded by the exons ATGAACTTCGTCATCGATTTGAACAACAAGACAGCCGGCCGTGACAGAATAGCGAG GTTTGTACAATATGGTTCAAAAACAACATGGCATTACATGGAAAAAAATGACTTTGATGACAAATcgattaagaaattcaaacaACTTGAACAATCCTTGGCAGCTTTTCGTAAAG tattgAGATTTGGCCGCTTTATCGATTCATTGCATACTGCATTGCGGACTGTTAATCATTCAGATAAAACTATTAGGTTTTGTGTGACATTTTCAAAGATAGCGCATtctttgtatttgttttgtgACCATTTTTTGtggttaagtaaaaataacttaatacaaataaacgcATCAAGATGGGGTCAAACGGGCAATAAGTATTGGTTACTATCTATAGTTTTGAATCTTGTCAGAGATGCAGTGgagttgaataatttatttaagtcaattctgaaaaaaaaaattctaaacacTTTAAATAGAAAAGTAGCTCCTAAAGATGTTTTCACTGGTGAAGCAGTTCAATTTGTTCGTAGTCATAAAGACTTGTTAATCGATACTGTAAAAAATAGCTGTGATGTAATGTTACCATTGACAAATTTAGGATTTATTAGGTTAAGTCCAGGCACAATAGGCGTAGTTGGTATGATATCATCAGTGCTCagtttatacacattaatagACCAGAAAGCTAAGTTACCTTACACGTga
- the LOC113548906 gene encoding peroxisomal membrane protein 11B isoform X3: MEKNDFDDKSIKKFKQLEQSLAAFRKVLRFGRFIDSLHTALRTVNHSDKTIRFCVTFSKIAHSLYLFCDHFLWLSKNNLIQINASRWGQTGNKYWLLSIVLNLVRDAVELNNLFKSILKKKILNTLNRKVAPKDVFTGEAVQFVRSHKDLLIDTVKNSCDVMLPLTNLGFIRLSPGTIGVVGMISSVLSLYTLIDQKAKLPYT, from the exons ATGGAAAAAAATGACTTTGATGACAAATcgattaagaaattcaaacaACTTGAACAATCCTTGGCAGCTTTTCGTAAAG tattgAGATTTGGCCGCTTTATCGATTCATTGCATACTGCATTGCGGACTGTTAATCATTCAGATAAAACTATTAGGTTTTGTGTGACATTTTCAAAGATAGCGCATtctttgtatttgttttgtgACCATTTTTTGtggttaagtaaaaataacttaatacaaataaacgcATCAAGATGGGGTCAAACGGGCAATAAGTATTGGTTACTATCTATAGTTTTGAATCTTGTCAGAGATGCAGTGgagttgaataatttatttaagtcaattctgaaaaaaaaaattctaaacacTTTAAATAGAAAAGTAGCTCCTAAAGATGTTTTCACTGGTGAAGCAGTTCAATTTGTTCGTAGTCATAAAGACTTGTTAATCGATACTGTAAAAAATAGCTGTGATGTAATGTTACCATTGACAAATTTAGGATTTATTAGGTTAAGTCCAGGCACAATAGGCGTAGTTGGTATGATATCATCAGTGCTCagtttatacacattaatagACCAGAAAGCTAAGTTACCTTACACGTga
- the LOC113548905 gene encoding maspardin-like: MSFSSQIFRSPEYTSFRCNVPLKQIILDDTGANKGWRVYDTGPRSVETPLVFLHAVSGRAEVFFKQLLTLSSKGYRVISAENPPYWSVTEWCEGFMQLLDHMDIKQVHLFGASLGGFLAQKFVEFSTIVHQPRVVSLFLCNSFTDTSIFKYKDAAVLFWILPAMVLRKMVLSNLSSRETFYDTQIMDSIDFMVELIESLSQADLASRLTMNCLNSRVNTSLMRGLKSVTLMDVFDDYALGSPIKEKIYQEYPDAKLAQLKSGGNFPYLSRSDEVNLHLQIHLRKYDGTPFSASDNVPNTE; the protein is encoded by the exons ATGAGCTTCTCCAGTCAGATATTTCGTTCGCCGGAGTACACGAGCTTCAGGTGCAACGTGCCTCTTAAACAAATCATATTGGACGATACCGGCGCAAATAAG GGATGGAGAGTGTACGACACGGGACCTCGTTCAGTTGAGACCCCGTTAGTGTTCTTGCATGCGGTCAGCGGTCGAGCCGAAGTCTTTTTCAAACAGTTGCTAACGCTCAGTTCAAAAGGCTACCGAGTCATATCA GCTGAAAATCCACCTTATTGGAGTGTTACTGAATGGTGTGAAGGATTCATGCAACTATTGGATCATATGGATATTAAACAAGTGCATTTATTTGGTGCTTCATTag GTGGATTTTTGGCACAAAAGTTTGTGGAGTTTTCTACAATTGTACATCAGCCTAGAGTTGTGTCACTATTTTTATGCAACTCTTTTACTGATAcatcaatattcaaatataaagaTGCTGCTGTTTT gTTCTGGATTTTGCCTGCAATGGTGCTCAGGAAAATGGTGTTATCAAATCTTTCATCGAGGGAAACATTTTACGATACACAAATAATGGATTCAATAGATTTTATGGTCGAACTG attgaATCATTATCACAGGCTGATCTAGCATCTCGTTTAACCATGAACTGTTTAAATAGCCGTGTTAATACATCACTGATGAGAGGTTTAAAAAGTGTCACCCTTATGGATGTATTTGATGATTACGCCTTAGGGTCACCCATTAAGGAGAAAATTTACCAGGAATATCCTGATGCTAAACTGGCTCAACTCAAGTCTGGTGGTAATTTCCCATACCTAAGTCGCAGTGATGAAGTGAATTTACACTTGCAG atacattTGAGGAAGTATGATGGTACTCCTTTCAGTGCAAGTGATAACGTTCCCAatacagaataa